The following are encoded in a window of Actinomyces oris genomic DNA:
- the trpB gene encoding tryptophan synthase subunit beta, with amino-acid sequence MTTPDTAPVPAASPDGAGPGERAHREPVEARLIATGTVLDSIVQARRERIDELRARFGHLRAEDLERSQRSFAAALRTRSGQGRSPQPVLIMECKAASPSRGTIRSDYDPASLAAQYAPYAAAVSVLTEPDRFNGSFDDLAAVREVVDVPVLCKDFIVDEVQVLAARSLGADAVLLMLSVVPDDVYRELAELAHSLGMEVLTEVSTPQEMYRASALGAEVIGINNRDLRTLETDLARTEEMAPLAPAGVVLVGESGVGAAEDVRRMSGLVDALLVGSSLSGAPDPAEAARQLATAVPLPQGEGTSSSALDRGGQETGHHPRLPAFFGPYGGQFVPELLIPALDQLEDAFIDAQADPAFAAELETLMTRYLGRPTAVTELRNLPLEGNARILLKREDLVHGGAHKGNQVLGQALLAKRMGKRRIIAETGAGQHGTATAMVCALLGLDCTIYMGATDVVRQAPNVERMELMGATVVPVDSGAGTLKDAVNEALRDWTASFADTHYLLGTAAGPHPFPTIVREYHRVISREARAQVLGLTGRLPDSVIACVGGGSNAIGMFAEFIDDPGVELIGVEPAGEGLETSRHGAPINKGLVGILHGARSYLMRTSEGQVEESFSVSAGLDYPGVGPEHAWLSDTGRARYVGISDDEAIEAFRLLSRHEGIIPAVESAHALAQALAMARQVPDGEEPPILLVCLSGRGDKDLDQVQARLGGSFSTDGAVARASRMVEQMGKRTEYAGLNAAMGTSPDAGPDEEF; translated from the coding sequence CGGTTGAGGCGCGTCTCATCGCCACGGGCACCGTCCTGGACTCGATCGTCCAGGCGCGCCGCGAGCGCATTGATGAGCTGCGCGCCCGTTTCGGGCACCTGAGAGCCGAGGACCTGGAACGCTCGCAGCGCTCCTTCGCGGCCGCCCTGCGCACCCGTAGCGGCCAGGGTCGCAGCCCGCAGCCGGTTCTCATCATGGAGTGCAAGGCGGCCTCACCCTCACGCGGCACCATCCGCTCCGACTACGACCCGGCCTCGCTGGCCGCCCAGTACGCACCCTACGCGGCCGCGGTCTCGGTGCTCACCGAACCCGATCGTTTCAACGGCTCCTTCGACGACCTGGCCGCTGTGCGCGAGGTGGTGGACGTGCCCGTCCTGTGCAAGGACTTCATCGTTGATGAGGTCCAGGTGCTGGCGGCTCGCAGCCTGGGGGCGGACGCGGTCCTGCTCATGCTCTCGGTGGTGCCCGACGACGTCTACCGCGAGCTGGCCGAGCTGGCTCACAGCCTGGGCATGGAGGTGCTCACGGAGGTCTCCACGCCTCAGGAGATGTATCGTGCCTCGGCCCTGGGGGCGGAGGTCATCGGTATCAACAACCGTGATCTGCGCACCTTGGAGACGGATCTGGCGCGCACCGAGGAGATGGCTCCGCTGGCTCCGGCCGGGGTGGTGCTTGTGGGTGAGTCGGGGGTCGGTGCTGCCGAGGATGTGCGGCGCATGTCGGGCCTGGTGGACGCCCTCCTGGTGGGTTCGTCCCTGTCCGGGGCCCCGGATCCGGCCGAGGCCGCTCGTCAGCTGGCCACCGCGGTACCGCTGCCTCAGGGTGAGGGTACGTCGTCGTCGGCCCTGGACCGGGGCGGCCAGGAGACGGGTCACCATCCGCGCCTGCCGGCCTTCTTCGGTCCTTACGGGGGCCAGTTCGTGCCCGAGCTGCTCATCCCGGCGCTGGACCAGCTCGAGGACGCCTTCATCGATGCCCAGGCCGATCCGGCCTTCGCCGCCGAGCTGGAGACGCTCATGACCCGCTACCTGGGGCGTCCCACGGCGGTCACCGAGCTGCGCAACCTGCCGCTGGAGGGCAATGCCCGCATCCTGCTCAAGCGCGAGGACCTGGTCCATGGTGGCGCCCACAAGGGCAACCAGGTTCTGGGGCAGGCCCTCCTGGCCAAGCGGATGGGTAAGCGGCGCATCATCGCCGAGACCGGCGCCGGCCAGCACGGGACGGCCACCGCCATGGTCTGCGCCCTGCTGGGCCTGGACTGCACCATCTATATGGGGGCCACCGACGTCGTGCGTCAGGCGCCCAATGTCGAGCGTATGGAGCTCATGGGCGCCACGGTGGTCCCGGTGGACAGTGGTGCGGGCACGCTCAAGGACGCCGTCAACGAGGCGCTGCGCGACTGGACGGCCTCCTTCGCCGACACCCACTACCTGCTGGGCACGGCGGCCGGTCCTCACCCCTTCCCCACGATCGTGCGTGAGTACCACCGGGTCATCTCCCGGGAGGCCCGCGCCCAGGTCCTGGGCCTGACGGGGCGGCTGCCGGACTCGGTCATCGCCTGCGTGGGCGGCGGCTCCAACGCGATCGGCATGTTCGCCGAGTTCATCGACGACCCCGGGGTCGAGCTCATCGGAGTTGAGCCGGCCGGTGAGGGCCTGGAGACCTCCCGCCACGGCGCCCCCATCAACAAGGGGCTGGTGGGGATCCTCCACGGGGCGCGCAGTTACCTCATGCGCACCTCGGAGGGGCAGGTCGAGGAGTCCTTCTCGGTCTCGGCGGGCCTGGACTACCCGGGCGTGGGGCCCGAGCACGCCTGGCTGTCGGACACCGGCCGGGCCCGCTACGTGGGCATCAGTGACGACGAGGCGATCGAGGCTTTCCGGCTGCTGTCGCGCCACGAGGGGATCATCCCCGCGGTGGAGTCGGCCCACGCCCTGGCTCAGGCCCTGGCCATGGCCCGCCAGGTGCCCGACGGCGAGGAGCCCCCGATCCTGCTGGTGTGCCTGTCGGGCCGTGGGGACAAGGATCTTGACCAGGTGCAGGCGAGGCTGGGCGGCTCCTTCTCCACTGACGGCGCCGTGGCCAGGGCCTCGCGCATGGTGGAGCAGATGGGCAAGCGCACCGAGTACGCGGGTCTGAACGCCGCCATGGGCACCAGCCCGGACGCCGGCCCGGATGAGGAGTTCTGA
- the trpA gene encoding tryptophan synthase subunit alpha encodes MSRYPAMFAALKERGEGAFVPFVMVGDPDPDTSEAVIEALIAGGADALELGVPFTDPVADGPTIQKAHVRALAAGVGFQDCLEVVRRVRRRHPWLPIGMLIYGNVPFAMGLERFYSECAQAGIDSVLLPDVPIRESAPFSRAAEEAGIDAVYIAPPSAAAETLDAVAAASRGYVYAVSRVGVTGTERASSTVGLAESVERLRADAAAPVMLGFGISTPEQVAEAIAAGADGAISGSATVKIVERYAPEIVAAASGNNGAGGNEERRHYALGALRSDLVTFTATMKGATRPH; translated from the coding sequence ATGAGTCGTTATCCCGCGATGTTCGCCGCCCTCAAGGAGCGCGGTGAGGGCGCTTTCGTCCCCTTCGTCATGGTCGGTGACCCCGACCCGGACACCAGCGAGGCCGTCATCGAGGCGCTCATCGCCGGTGGGGCCGACGCCCTCGAGCTCGGTGTGCCCTTCACCGACCCGGTCGCCGACGGCCCCACGATCCAGAAGGCGCATGTGCGGGCCCTGGCCGCGGGTGTGGGTTTCCAGGACTGCCTGGAGGTGGTTCGGCGGGTGCGCCGGCGCCACCCGTGGCTGCCCATCGGCATGCTCATCTACGGCAACGTGCCCTTCGCCATGGGCCTGGAGCGCTTCTACTCCGAGTGCGCGCAGGCCGGCATCGACTCGGTGTTGCTGCCCGACGTCCCGATCCGCGAGTCGGCCCCCTTCAGTCGGGCCGCCGAGGAGGCCGGTATCGACGCCGTCTACATCGCCCCGCCGTCCGCCGCGGCCGAGACCCTGGACGCGGTAGCGGCGGCCTCACGCGGCTACGTCTACGCCGTCTCCCGGGTGGGGGTGACCGGCACCGAGCGGGCCTCCTCCACCGTGGGGCTCGCCGAGTCGGTGGAGCGGCTGCGCGCCGACGCCGCCGCACCGGTGATGCTGGGCTTCGGCATCTCCACGCCCGAGCAGGTCGCCGAGGCCATCGCAGCCGGCGCTGACGGCGCCATCAGTGGATCGGCCACGGTCAAGATCGTGGAGCGCTACGCCCCCGAGATTGTGGCGGCCGCCAGCGGCAACAACGGCGCAGGCGGTAACGAGGAGCGTCGTCACTACGCGCTCGGAGCGTTGCGCAGTGACCTGGTCACCTTCACCGCCACGATGAAGGGGGCCACGCGCCCGCACTGA
- a CDS encoding type II toxin-antitoxin system PemK/MazF family toxin: protein MASLLNRILTLLGRAASDAVSDALSQKSSTPSGTADSRPSGSAETAQSRAPKSSAAKPSPTRPRAHDSGAAADATGPSARGVSVYDVSALGLPDFAYSPDPDGEADPGEVVWAWVPFEEDPTQGKDRPVLVLARHETRLVVAQMTSKDHDRDAAQEARWGRFWHDVGTGDWDRQGRPSEVRLDRLLLVEPASVRREGATMKREVFDGVVAALRHHHS from the coding sequence ATGGCCAGCCTTCTCAACCGGATCCTTACCCTGCTCGGACGCGCCGCCTCCGACGCCGTCAGCGACGCCCTTTCCCAGAAGTCCTCGACGCCGTCGGGCACGGCGGACAGCAGGCCATCCGGTTCAGCTGAGACCGCGCAGTCCCGCGCCCCCAAGTCGTCGGCGGCGAAGCCGTCACCGACCCGGCCCCGCGCCCACGACAGCGGCGCCGCCGCGGACGCAACGGGCCCCTCGGCGCGAGGCGTCAGCGTCTACGACGTCTCTGCCCTGGGGCTGCCGGACTTCGCCTACTCCCCCGACCCCGATGGCGAGGCCGACCCCGGCGAGGTGGTGTGGGCCTGGGTTCCCTTCGAGGAGGATCCCACCCAGGGCAAGGACCGGCCCGTCCTGGTCCTGGCTCGCCATGAGACCCGTCTGGTCGTGGCCCAGATGACGAGCAAGGACCATGACCGCGACGCCGCCCAGGAGGCACGCTGGGGCCGCTTCTGGCACGACGTCGGCACCGGTGACTGGGACCGGCAGGGCCGCCCCAGTGAGGTGCGTCTGGACCGTCTGCTCCTGGTGGAGCCGGCCTCGGTGCGCCGCGAGGGGGCCACGATGAAGCGTGAGGTCTTCGACGGCGTCGTGGCCGCCCTGCGCCACCACCACTCCTGA
- the rpsT gene encoding 30S ribosomal protein S20, whose translation MANIKSQIKRIKTNEKARLRNKSVKSELKTYVRRVREAVEAGDKDSALEHLKAASRKLDKAVSKGVIHKNQAANRKSKLAKRVASL comes from the coding sequence GTGGCGAACATCAAGTCCCAGATCAAGCGCATCAAGACCAACGAGAAGGCCCGCCTGCGCAACAAGTCCGTCAAGTCCGAGCTCAAGACCTACGTGCGCCGCGTGCGCGAGGCCGTCGAGGCCGGCGACAAGGACTCCGCGCTCGAGCACCTCAAGGCCGCCTCCCGCAAGCTGGACAAGGCCGTCTCCAAGGGCGTCATCCACAAGAACCAGGCCGCCAACCGCAAGTCCAAGCTCGCCAAGCGCGTCGCCTCCCTCTGA
- a CDS encoding DUF1846 domain-containing protein, producing MRIGFDRDKYLRMQSSHIAERRAQFGGKLYLEFGGKLIDDMHASRVLPGFTPDNKIVMLAELADEVEIVMAVNAKHLARNKVRADLGIPYEDDLLRHIDAFRSYGLYVGSVVVTQWTDDNRQAQDFKRKLEALGITVYRHFPIPGYPGDVARIVSAEGYGRNEYIETRRDLVVVTAPGPGSGKMATCLSQIYHDHQRGISSGYAKFETFPIWNLPLDHPVNIAYEAATADLDDVNMIDPFHLAAHGVQTVNYNRDVEVFPVLSRLFEEILGSSPYASPTDMGVNMAGNCISDDEVCRQAACQEIIRRYYRALVTEKREVIAPVQSQRIALLMAKVGVSKEDRPVVPPALEVAEATGEPASAIELPDGRIVTGKTSALLGCSSAMLLNALKLLAGIDDDVNLLAPASIEPIQKLKTQRLGSRNPRLHTDEVLIALAVSANGDDNARKALDQLETLRGCEVHTSTILGSVDEGIFRALGVQVTNEPVYATKSLYRKK from the coding sequence TTGCGCATCGGATTCGACCGCGACAAGTACCTGCGGATGCAGTCCAGCCATATCGCGGAGCGCCGCGCCCAGTTCGGCGGCAAGCTCTATCTGGAGTTCGGCGGCAAGCTCATTGACGACATGCACGCCTCGCGCGTGCTGCCGGGCTTCACCCCGGACAACAAGATCGTCATGCTCGCCGAGCTGGCCGACGAGGTCGAGATCGTCATGGCGGTCAACGCCAAGCACCTCGCCCGCAACAAGGTCCGCGCGGACCTGGGCATCCCCTACGAGGACGACCTGCTGCGCCACATCGACGCCTTCCGCAGCTACGGGCTCTACGTTGGCAGCGTCGTCGTGACCCAGTGGACTGATGACAACCGCCAGGCCCAGGACTTCAAGCGCAAGCTCGAGGCGCTGGGCATCACCGTCTACCGTCACTTCCCCATCCCCGGCTACCCCGGTGACGTCGCCCGCATCGTCTCGGCGGAGGGCTACGGGCGCAACGAGTACATCGAGACCAGGCGGGACCTGGTGGTCGTCACCGCCCCCGGCCCGGGCAGCGGCAAGATGGCCACCTGCCTGTCCCAGATCTACCACGACCACCAGCGGGGCATCTCCTCGGGCTACGCGAAGTTCGAGACCTTCCCGATCTGGAACCTGCCTCTGGACCACCCGGTCAACATCGCCTACGAGGCCGCCACCGCCGACCTCGACGACGTCAACATGATCGACCCCTTCCACCTGGCTGCCCACGGCGTCCAGACCGTCAACTACAACCGCGACGTCGAGGTCTTCCCGGTCCTGAGCCGCCTGTTCGAGGAGATCCTGGGCTCCTCGCCCTACGCCTCCCCCACGGACATGGGCGTCAACATGGCCGGCAACTGCATCAGCGACGACGAGGTCTGCCGGCAGGCCGCCTGCCAGGAGATCATCCGCCGCTACTACCGGGCCCTGGTGACCGAGAAACGCGAGGTCATCGCCCCCGTCCAGTCCCAGCGGATCGCGCTGCTCATGGCCAAGGTGGGGGTGAGCAAGGAGGACCGCCCCGTCGTGCCGCCCGCGCTGGAGGTGGCTGAGGCCACCGGCGAGCCGGCCTCGGCGATCGAGCTGCCCGACGGGCGCATCGTGACGGGCAAGACCTCCGCCCTACTGGGGTGCTCCTCGGCGATGCTGCTCAACGCCCTCAAGCTCCTGGCCGGGATCGATGATGACGTCAACCTGCTGGCCCCGGCCTCCATCGAACCCATCCAGAAGCTCAAGACCCAGAGGCTGGGAAGCCGCAACCCACGCCTGCACACCGACGAGGTGCTCATCGCCCTGGCCGTGTCCGCCAACGGGGACGACAACGCCCGCAAGGCCCTCGACCAGCTCGAGACGCTGCGGGGCTGCGAGGTCCACACCTCCACGATCCTGGGCTCGGTGGACGAGGGCATCTTCCGCGCCCTGGGAGTCCAGGTCACCAACGAGCCCGTCTACGCCACCAAGTCCCTGTACCGCAAGAAGTGA
- the ribD gene encoding bifunctional diaminohydroxyphosphoribosylaminopyrimidine deaminase/5-amino-6-(5-phosphoribosylamino)uracil reductase RibD: protein MTSFTTVQTAAMQRALRAAASPDAPPGPNPRVGCVILSPDGDVLAEGHHRGAGSAHAEVDALANLAATGASARGATVLVTLEPCNHQGRTGPCVQALLDAGVAEVIYAQDDPTEQAGGGAAALQAAGVRVRRGLCAQEAARLNRPWLLAVTRGRPMVTWKLAATLDGRIAAADGTSQWITPVAARHDAHRLRRQCDAIMVGTGTALADDPALTVRDEAGQPAPAHLQPLRVVVGSRSLPPTSRVLADDHYLLLPDHDPRAVLAVLAEREIRHVLLEGGPTLATAFLRAGLVDQVVAYTAPALLGAGAAALADFGAATISDALRLRNPRVEVLGAGDELAVRLCGDLEADDVPTAHFHTKESH, encoded by the coding sequence ATGACCTCGTTCACCACTGTGCAGACGGCCGCGATGCAGCGCGCCCTACGGGCCGCGGCCTCCCCCGACGCCCCGCCCGGCCCCAACCCCCGGGTCGGCTGCGTCATCCTCTCCCCCGACGGCGACGTCCTCGCCGAGGGCCATCACCGTGGCGCCGGCAGCGCCCACGCCGAGGTCGACGCACTGGCGAACCTCGCCGCGACGGGCGCCTCCGCCCGAGGAGCGACCGTCCTGGTCACCCTCGAGCCGTGCAACCACCAGGGCCGCACCGGCCCGTGCGTCCAGGCGCTCCTCGACGCCGGCGTGGCCGAGGTCATCTACGCCCAGGACGACCCGACCGAGCAGGCCGGGGGCGGCGCGGCGGCGCTGCAGGCCGCCGGCGTGCGGGTACGGCGCGGGCTGTGCGCCCAGGAGGCCGCGCGTCTCAACCGCCCGTGGCTCCTGGCCGTGACCCGCGGGCGCCCCATGGTGACGTGGAAGCTCGCCGCCACCCTCGACGGCCGTATCGCCGCCGCTGACGGCACCAGCCAGTGGATCACCCCGGTGGCGGCCCGCCACGACGCCCACCGCCTGCGCCGCCAGTGCGACGCCATCATGGTGGGCACCGGCACCGCCCTCGCCGACGACCCCGCCCTCACCGTCCGTGACGAGGCGGGTCAGCCCGCGCCGGCCCACCTCCAGCCGCTGCGCGTCGTCGTCGGCTCCAGGAGCCTGCCTCCCACCTCCAGGGTGCTCGCCGACGACCACTACCTCCTCCTGCCCGACCACGACCCGCGCGCCGTCCTGGCCGTCCTCGCCGAGCGCGAGATCCGCCATGTCCTGCTCGAAGGAGGCCCGACCCTCGCGACCGCATTCCTGCGCGCCGGCCTTGTCGACCAGGTCGTCGCCTACACGGCCCCCGCGCTTCTGGGCGCGGGAGCGGCCGCCCTCGCCGACTTCGGGGCGGCGACGATCAGCGATGCCCTGAGGCTGCGGAACCCCCGCGTCGAGGTCCTCGGCGCAGGTGACGAGCTCGCCGTCCGCCTCTGCGGTGATCTGGAGGCCGACGACGTTCCCACTGCCCATTTCCACACCAAGGAGAGTCACTGA
- a CDS encoding riboflavin synthase: MFTGIVEELGRIVRLETVEDSARLTVEAPTVTQDVSLGDSVSVNGCCLTVTAVHGSTFTADLMAETLTRTTLGSQAPGDPVNLERALRASDRLGGHIVQGHVDATAEVLDHHRGEHWNLLRIGLPQEIARYVAVKGSVALDGVSLTVVDVVDAPVPGAEASLSVGLIPETLRRTTLGTRRPGERVNLEVDVLAKYAERLLGARPSQEGQQAC, translated from the coding sequence ATGTTCACCGGAATCGTCGAGGAGCTCGGACGCATCGTCCGGCTCGAGACCGTCGAGGACAGCGCCCGGCTGACGGTCGAGGCGCCCACCGTCACCCAGGACGTGAGCCTGGGCGACTCCGTCAGCGTCAACGGGTGCTGCCTGACGGTCACCGCCGTGCACGGGAGCACCTTCACCGCCGACCTCATGGCCGAGACTCTCACTCGCACCACCCTGGGCTCCCAGGCACCGGGAGACCCGGTCAACCTCGAGCGCGCCCTGCGCGCCAGTGACCGGCTCGGCGGGCACATCGTCCAGGGGCACGTCGATGCCACCGCCGAGGTCCTCGACCACCACCGCGGTGAGCACTGGAACCTCCTACGCATCGGCCTGCCGCAGGAGATCGCCCGTTACGTCGCCGTCAAGGGATCGGTCGCCCTCGACGGCGTGTCGCTGACCGTCGTCGACGTCGTCGACGCCCCCGTGCCGGGTGCGGAGGCGTCGCTCAGCGTCGGGCTCATTCCCGAGACGCTGCGACGCACGACCCTGGGCACGAGGCGCCCCGGAGAACGGGTCAACCTCGAGGTCGATGTCCTGGCCAAGTACGCCGAGCGTCTTCTGGGTGCCCGCCCGAGCCAGGAGGGGCAGCAGGCATGCTGA
- a CDS encoding bifunctional 3,4-dihydroxy-2-butanone-4-phosphate synthase/GTP cyclohydrolase II codes for MLSTRSASPGTRMDRVEDALAALREGRTVIVVDDESRENEGDLILPAQSATTEQLAFAIRHSTGIICAPMAGQELDRLGIPMMTEHNTDPKRTAFTLSADARTGITTGVSAADRARTVRVLADPGSASDDLVRPGHVFPLRAREGGILTRRGHTEAAVDLMRLSGNRPVGVLVEVINDDGTMARRHQLRELADAHATPMISISDLERYRWLHEELVEEVVSAHLPTAHGEFTAHALRSRVDGTEYLALVCGRIADGEEVLTRVHSACLTGDVLSSLRCDCGPQLRAAMEAISARGRGVLVYASDHEGRGIGLIDKLRAYALQEEGMDTLDANVALGLPADARSYATAAQVLRHLGVHSVELMTNNPDKVTGLERYGVSVRSMTPTPTFANGENLDYLRTKRDRMGHLLNGLDPTGADADSPPGETRADDDTWHTSDENEGEER; via the coding sequence ATGCTGAGCACCAGGAGCGCATCCCCGGGCACGCGCATGGACCGCGTCGAGGACGCTCTCGCCGCACTGCGCGAGGGCCGGACGGTCATCGTCGTCGACGATGAGAGCCGAGAGAACGAGGGGGACCTCATCCTGCCCGCGCAGAGCGCCACGACCGAGCAGCTGGCCTTCGCGATCCGGCACTCGACCGGCATCATCTGCGCACCCATGGCGGGCCAGGAGCTCGACCGCCTGGGCATCCCCATGATGACCGAGCACAACACCGATCCCAAGAGGACGGCCTTCACGCTGAGCGCCGACGCCCGCACCGGCATCACCACGGGCGTGAGCGCCGCCGACCGGGCACGCACCGTCCGCGTCCTGGCGGACCCGGGCTCAGCTTCCGACGACCTCGTCCGCCCCGGACACGTCTTCCCCCTGCGGGCACGCGAGGGCGGGATCCTCACGCGCCGCGGTCACACGGAGGCCGCCGTCGACCTCATGCGCCTGTCGGGCAACCGGCCCGTGGGGGTCCTGGTGGAGGTCATCAACGACGACGGCACCATGGCGCGCCGGCACCAGCTGCGTGAGCTCGCCGACGCCCACGCCACGCCCATGATCTCGATCAGTGACCTGGAGCGCTACCGGTGGCTGCACGAGGAACTCGTCGAGGAGGTCGTCTCAGCTCACCTGCCCACCGCGCACGGGGAGTTCACCGCCCACGCCCTGCGCAGCAGGGTCGACGGCACCGAGTACCTCGCACTGGTGTGCGGCCGCATCGCTGACGGCGAGGAGGTCCTCACCCGAGTCCACTCCGCCTGCCTGACCGGCGACGTCCTGTCCTCGCTGCGCTGTGACTGCGGGCCGCAGCTGCGCGCCGCCATGGAGGCGATCAGCGCCCGTGGCCGCGGGGTCCTCGTCTACGCCTCCGACCATGAGGGGCGCGGCATCGGGCTCATCGACAAGCTCCGCGCCTACGCGCTGCAGGAGGAGGGTATGGACACCCTCGACGCCAACGTCGCGCTGGGGCTGCCGGCCGACGCCCGCAGCTACGCCACCGCCGCCCAGGTGCTACGCCACCTGGGCGTGCACTCGGTCGAGCTCATGACGAACAACCCGGACAAAGTGACAGGCCTGGAGCGCTACGGAGTCAGCGTCCGCTCCATGACGCCGACACCGACCTTCGCCAACGGGGAGAACCTCGACTACCTGCGCACCAAGCGCGACCGTATGGGCCATCTGCTCAACGGGCTCGACCCCACCGGGGCCGACGCGGACTCACCGCCCGGCGAGACGAGGGCCGACGACGACACTTGGCACACGAGCGACGAGAACGAAGGAGAGGAACGATGA
- the ribH gene encoding 6,7-dimethyl-8-ribityllumazine synthase, with product MSGSGAPEQSAPHARGMRVTVVAAQWHERIMGGLVAGALRAIEEAGAQASVVRAVGSFELPVLAAAAARGGAEAVVALGVVIRGGTPHFDYVCRAATDGLSRVALDTGVPVGFGVLTCDDEAQALARCGGPGAEEDKGYEAACAAMSTALTLAAMRG from the coding sequence ATGAGCGGATCCGGGGCACCTGAGCAGAGCGCACCTCACGCGCGGGGCATGAGAGTGACAGTCGTGGCCGCCCAGTGGCACGAGCGCATCATGGGGGGCCTGGTGGCCGGGGCGCTGCGCGCCATCGAAGAGGCCGGAGCCCAGGCGAGCGTCGTCCGGGCGGTGGGCTCCTTCGAGCTCCCGGTCCTCGCCGCGGCCGCCGCGCGAGGCGGTGCCGAGGCGGTCGTCGCGCTGGGCGTCGTCATCCGCGGCGGCACCCCGCACTTCGACTACGTGTGCCGGGCCGCGACCGACGGGCTGAGCCGGGTGGCGCTGGACACCGGGGTGCCGGTGGGCTTCGGCGTGCTCACCTGCGACGATGAGGCCCAGGCGCTGGCCCGCTGCGGCGGACCGGGCGCGGAGGAGGACAAGGGCTACGAGGCGGCGTGCGCGGCGATGTCCACGGCGCTCACGCTGGCCGCCATGCGGGGCTGA
- the holA gene encoding DNA polymerase III subunit delta translates to MRNLLAQAKAKDPTTEITRLEAATYEPHQLDTLVSPSLFGEPRLVYVPALEQMTDALLSDLIAYVGAADPEVSVILRHNGGQRGKRLLDAIKASPYPTIQCEAVKSAKDKSSLVVADVRRAGRSIAPEAVGALVDALGSDLRELCSAVDQLLADTQGTITVDHVRTYYAGRIEATGFTVADAAAAGNTPAAITALRHAVATGTDPVAIVAALAMKVRQLAQVAAAGGRRMSPAELGMAPWQVDRARRELQGWSDDALATSILAVARADAEAKGASRDPVYAVERAVLAICNARRAGSRRR, encoded by the coding sequence GTGAGGAACCTCCTGGCGCAGGCCAAGGCCAAGGACCCCACCACCGAGATCACGCGCCTGGAGGCCGCCACCTACGAGCCCCACCAGCTCGACACCCTTGTGTCGCCCTCCCTGTTCGGTGAGCCCCGGCTCGTCTACGTCCCCGCGCTGGAGCAGATGACTGACGCCCTGCTGAGCGACCTCATCGCCTACGTGGGCGCCGCCGACCCCGAGGTCAGCGTCATCCTGCGCCACAACGGGGGTCAGCGGGGCAAGCGCCTGCTGGACGCCATCAAGGCCTCGCCCTACCCGACTATCCAGTGCGAGGCCGTCAAGAGCGCCAAGGACAAGTCCTCCCTGGTCGTGGCCGACGTGCGCCGCGCCGGACGAAGCATCGCTCCCGAGGCCGTCGGCGCTCTCGTCGACGCCCTGGGCAGCGACCTGCGCGAGCTGTGCTCCGCCGTCGACCAGCTCCTCGCCGACACCCAGGGCACCATCACCGTCGACCACGTGCGCACCTACTACGCCGGCCGCATCGAGGCCACCGGCTTCACCGTGGCCGACGCCGCCGCTGCCGGCAACACCCCGGCCGCCATCACGGCCCTGCGCCACGCCGTGGCCACCGGCACCGACCCGGTGGCCATCGTCGCGGCCCTGGCTATGAAGGTGCGCCAGCTCGCCCAGGTCGCGGCCGCCGGGGGCAGACGCATGAGCCCCGCCGAGCTGGGCATGGCCCCCTGGCAGGTGGACCGGGCCCGCCGCGAGCTCCAGGGCTGGTCCGACGATGCCCTGGCCACCTCGATCCTGGCCGTGGCCCGGGCCGACGCCGAGGCCAAGGGGGCCAGCCGCGACCCCGTTTACGCCGTCGAGCGGGCGGTCCTGGCCATCTGCAACGCCCGCCGCGCCGGCAGTCGCCGGCGCTGA